A single Leishmania infantum JPCM5 genome chromosome 14 DNA region contains:
- a CDS encoding tub family protein-like protein — MDFAAYQPATPPRSSQPPPPRSGGGFPRFQRSRAADITATTASPPPPLPSSQAPPESPQRHLNPSSGPEGLAAASRTPDRKRSHGDQQRHQNAPAEEGTHYASVQSNNTNAMIPAGLTEAAVQRALGNGCALASSPSPATAGGAVAGGSGRAGGIIMPTRKEGSDSASMYSMARSVLPMDPRERIYYRPLRRLLQCYLERRKRKGLGIASLLPGRHQSFQFFLEHTGDFVLAAVLRSFKTRTMVEDTSSGVGGQLYPVSRGGASIVFTINQQQLDSDTRGFVGKLSRRGKGMEMVLFSEGSKAARKEILAVLLHNLADTNRSSFTVLLPAIDPESGYIKPLEGGEVEFLRDGRGSSHVGIDEAMANSSDDDVDAAYSTMSRATPNFTAVCDSAGANRAPAPSSSETAGRQKKWFSRGVLVREYRRNPGSPNIIVLKSKEPQWDGVLRGYKLDFHGRSTKASEKNFQLVAVSDPGKVVMLFGKQDDNRFALDFRYPLCGLQAAAIATTIMTARKAIL; from the coding sequence ATGGACTTCGCAGCCTATCAGCCAGCCACTCCACCGAGGAGCTCGCAaccgccgcccccgcgcAGCGGGGGCGGCTTCCCGCGCTTTCAGCGCTCACGTGCAGCGGACATTACAGCTACGactgcctcgccgccgcctcctctgccgtcgtcgcaggCCCCGCCagagtcgccgcagcgccacctcaaCCCCTCTTCCGGGCCAGAGGGGTTGGCTGCCGCGAGCAGAACACCCGACAGGAAGCGATCGCACGGcgatcagcagcggcatcagaATGCGCCAGCGGAAGAAGGCACCCACTACGCGTCTGTCCAGAGCAACAATACGAATGCCATGATCCCAGCAGGACTGACGGAggccgccgtgcagcgcgcctTGGGCAACGGCTGTGCTCTGGCATCTTCGCCATCACCGGCAACTGCCGGTGGGGCAGTCGCAGGAGGAAGCGGGCGCGCGGGTGGTATCATCATGCCGACGCGCAAAGAGGGCAGCGACTCCGCCTCCATGTACAGCATGGCGCGGTCCGTGCTGCCAATGGACCCGCGTGAGCGCATATACTACCGTCCCCTGCGCCGTTTGCTGCAGTGTTACCTGGAGCGGCGCAAGCGCAAGGGCCTCGGAatcgcgtcgctgctgcctggcCGCCACCAATCGTTCCAGTTTTTCCTCGAGCACACAGGCGACTTTGTACTAGCGGCTGTCCTGCGCAGCTTCAAGACACGTACAATGGTTGAGGATACGTCGAGCGGGGTTGGCGGGCAGTTGTACCCCGTCTCGCGAGGCGGTGCCAGCATTGTGTTCACCATcaatcagcagcagctggacaGTGACACGCGCGGCTTTGTGGGCAAGCTATCGCGGCGCGGAAAGGGGATGGAGATGGTGCTGTTTAGCGAGGGCAGCAAGGCTGCCCGGAAGGAGATTcttgcggtgctgctgcacaactTGGCCGACACAAACCGGTCGTCGTTCACGGTACTGCTGCCGGCCATCGACCCGGAGTCTGGGTACATCAAGCCGCTGGAGGGCGGTGAGGTCGAATTCCTGCGcgacggccgcggcagcagccacgtcGGCATCGACGAGGCGATGGCGAACTCCTCTGATGACGACGTCGACGCGGCTTACTCGACGATGTCGAGGGCGACACCAAACTTTACGGCCGTGTGCGACTCTGCTGGGGCGAAccgtgcgccggcgccgagcagcagcgaaacTGCTGGCCGGCAGAAAAAGTGGTTCTCGCGCGGAGTGCTGGTTCGCGAGTACCGGAGAAACCCAGGCAGCCCAAACATCATTGTCCTCAAGAGCAAGGAGCCTCAGTGGgatggcgtgctgcgcgggtACAAACTCGATTTCCACGGACGCTCCACGAAGGCGAGTGAGAAGAACTTTCAGCTCGTCGCTGTCTCTGATCCGGGGAAGGTGGTCATGCTCTTCGGCAAGCAGGACGACAACCGTTTTGCCCTCGACTTCCGCTACCCGCTGTGCGGTCTGCAAGCAGCCGCGATCGCCACTACGATCATGACGGCTCGAAAGGCGATCCTGTGA
- the ENOL gene encoding enolase, protein MPIQKVYAREVLDSRGNPTVEVELMTEAGVFRSAVPSGASTGVHEACELRDGDKARYCGAGCTQAVKNVNEILAPALVGKDESDQAGLDKMMCELDGTKNKSKLGANAILGCSMAISKAAAAKAGVPLYRYIAGLAGTKDIRLPVPCFNVINGGKHAGNVLPFQEFMIAPTKATSFREALRMGSEVYHALKVIIKSKYGQDAVNVGDEGGFAPPIKHIDEPLPILMEAIEKAGHKGKFAICMDCAASEAYDAERKMYNLTFKNPEPTYVSAAELQATYERWVAEYPLVSIEDPFAEDNFDEFSAITMALAGKAQIVGDDLTVTNVERVKMAIEKSACNSLLLKINQIGTISESIAAAKLCMENGWSVMVSHRSGETEDTYIADLSVGLGTGQIKTGAPCRGERTAKLNQLLRIEEEIGSTATYGYPGWA, encoded by the coding sequence ATGCCGATCCAAAAGGTTTACGCCCGTGAGGTGCTTGACTCCCGCGGCAACCCGACCGTTGAGGTCGAGTTGATGACGGAGGCCGGCGTCTTCCGCTCCGCTGTGCCGTCCGGCGCGTCGACTGGCGTGCATGAGGCGtgcgagctgcgcgacggcgacaaggcGCGCTACTGTGGCGCCGGCTGCACGCAGGCGGTGAAGAACGTGAACGAGATCCTTGCGCCGGCGCTTGTGGGCAAGGACGAGTCGGACCAGGCCGGCCTCGACAAGATGATGTGTGAGCTGGACGGGACAAAGAACAAGAGCAAGCTCGGCGCGAACGCGATCCTGGGCTGCTCGATGGCGATCAGCaaggccgctgcggcgaagGCTGGCGTGCCACTGTACAGGTACATCGCGGGCCTCGCCGGGACGAAGGATATTCGCCTGCCTGTGCCGTGCTTCAACGTGATCAACGGTGGCAAGCACGCCGGCAACGTGCTGCCGTTCCAGGAGTTCATGATCGCGCCGACGAAGGCGACGTCGTTCCgtgaggcgctgcgcatggGCTCGGAGGTATACCACGCGCTCAAGGTGATCATCAAGAGCAAGTACGGCCAGGACGCCGTGAacgtcggcgacgagggcggcTTCGCGCCGCCGATCAAGCACATcgacgagccgctgccgatcCTGATGGAGGCGATTGAGAAGGCTGGGCACAAGGGCAAGTTCGCGATCTGCATGGACTGCGCGGCAAGCGAAGCGTATGACGCGGAGAGGAAGATGTACAACCTGACATTCAAGAACCCCGAGCCGACGTACGTGtccgcggcggagctgcaggcgaccTACGAGCGCTGGGTCGCGGAGTACCCGCTGGTGTCCATCGAGGACCCGTTCGCGGAAGACAACTTTGACGAGTTCTCGGCGATTACGATGGCACTCGCCGGAAAGGCGCAGATCGTCGGTGATGACCTGACGGTGACAAACGTGGAGCGTGTGAAGATGGCGATCGAGAAGTCTGCGTGCAACTCGCTGCTACTGAAGATCAACCAGATCGGCACGATCAGTGAGTCGATcgcagcggcgaagctgTGCATGGAGAACGGGTGGTCTGTGATGGTgtcgcaccgcagcggcgagacgGAGGACACGTACATTGCCGACCTGTCCGTGGGCCTGGGAACCGGCCAGATCAAGACTGGCGCGCCGTGCCGCGGCGAACGCACTGCGAAGCTGaaccagctgctgcgcatcgaggaggagatcgGTTCCACGGCTACGTACGGCTACCCCGGCTGGGCGTAA